A stretch of Exiguobacterium sp. BMC-KP DNA encodes these proteins:
- the era gene encoding GTPase Era codes for MFKEGFKSGFVSIIGRPNVGKSTFLNRVIGQKIAIMSDKPQTTRNKIQGVYTTEDVQTIFIDTPGIHKPKHKLGDFMMKVATNALREVDAILFMVNVTEPKGKGDDFIIEKLKELDTPIILVMNKVDLIHPNDIPPIIESYKNELEFAAVVPISALQGNNVEPLLEEIAKILPEGPMYYPADQVTDHPERFIISEMIREKVLQKTRDEVPHSIAVAIDQIKTRENGNMVDVHATILIERDSQKGIIIGKRGALLKEIGSEARTDIEMLLGTKVYLNLWVKVQKDWRNKAGQLRELGFRDDEY; via the coding sequence ATGTTTAAAGAAGGATTCAAATCGGGCTTTGTCTCGATCATCGGACGCCCGAACGTCGGAAAATCGACATTCCTCAATCGCGTCATTGGACAAAAGATTGCCATCATGTCTGATAAACCGCAAACGACGCGTAATAAGATTCAAGGTGTCTATACGACAGAAGATGTTCAAACGATCTTCATCGATACACCAGGGATTCACAAACCAAAACATAAACTCGGCGATTTCATGATGAAGGTCGCGACGAACGCTTTGCGTGAAGTCGATGCGATTTTATTCATGGTCAACGTGACGGAACCAAAAGGAAAAGGTGACGACTTCATCATTGAAAAATTGAAGGAACTCGATACACCAATCATTCTCGTCATGAATAAGGTCGACTTGATTCATCCGAATGATATTCCGCCAATCATCGAGTCATACAAAAATGAACTCGAGTTTGCGGCAGTCGTTCCGATCTCTGCGCTTCAAGGCAATAATGTTGAACCATTGCTTGAAGAAATCGCGAAGATTCTACCAGAAGGACCGATGTATTATCCTGCGGATCAAGTCACCGATCACCCGGAACGCTTCATCATCTCGGAAATGATCCGCGAGAAAGTCTTGCAAAAGACACGCGACGAAGTACCACACTCGATTGCAGTTGCGATTGATCAAATCAAGACGCGCGAGAACGGGAACATGGTTGATGTTCATGCGACGATCTTAATTGAGCGGGATTCTCAAAAAGGAATCATCATCGGAAAGCGTGGCGCACTTCTAAAAGAAATCGGTTCTGAAGCACGAACGGACATCGAGATGTTACTCGGGACGAAAGTCTACTTGAACTTGTGGGTCAAAGTCCAAAAGGATTGGCGGAACAAGGCAGGTCAATTGCGTGAACTTGGCTTCCGCGATGACGAGTATTAA
- the recO gene encoding DNA repair protein RecO: MIDKAEGLVLRTVVYGESNKIVTLLTREFGKLAVMARGAKKPGSRFNAASQPFVRAVYIYPRSRGLGQLKSADVITSHAHIRQDVVLMAYAMYLLELADKALDERVPQPALYDLFVEGLEAMDDGLDPDVVSFIIELRLLRHLGIAPHLNGCTICGSTEAPFAFSLHHGGLLCRRHRHEDEHAVFMTEAVAKMLYVFSVYDFSRIGTVTVKPETKRLLRQIMDAYMERYSGLRLRSKRVLDQLIDFGND, translated from the coding sequence ATGATTGATAAGGCGGAAGGGCTTGTATTACGAACGGTCGTATATGGTGAATCGAATAAGATCGTCACGCTACTGACACGTGAATTCGGCAAGCTCGCCGTCATGGCGCGAGGAGCGAAGAAACCTGGGAGTCGTTTTAACGCGGCGAGCCAACCTTTCGTCCGAGCCGTCTATATCTATCCACGGTCACGTGGTCTCGGTCAGTTGAAATCGGCAGATGTCATCACGAGCCATGCGCATATCCGGCAAGATGTTGTCTTGATGGCATATGCGATGTATTTGCTTGAGCTTGCGGATAAGGCGCTTGATGAACGGGTGCCACAACCGGCGCTGTATGATTTATTCGTTGAAGGACTTGAGGCGATGGATGACGGACTCGATCCAGACGTTGTCTCCTTCATCATCGAGTTACGTCTATTGCGCCACTTAGGGATTGCACCGCACTTGAATGGATGTACGATTTGCGGAAGTACAGAAGCACCATTTGCTTTTTCGCTGCACCATGGAGGTCTGTTATGTCGTCGTCATCGCCACGAGGATGAACATGCTGTCTTCATGACGGAAGCGGTCGCGAAGATGTTGTACGTATTTTCCGTTTACGATTTTTCACGGATCGGTACCGTGACGGTAAAGCCGGAAACGAAGCGTTTGTTGCGTCAAATCATGGATGCTTATATGGAACGCTACAGCGGGTTGCGTCTGCGGTCAAAACGCGTTCTCGACCAGTTGATTGATTTCGGCAACGATTGA
- the glyQ gene encoding glycine--tRNA ligase subunit alpha encodes MTVQDMILTLQKFWAEQGCLTMQAYDVEKGAGTMNPMTFLRSLGPEPWNVCYTEPSRRPADGRYGENPNRLYQHHQFQVIMKPSPDNIQELYLQSLELLGINPLEHDIRFVEDNWENPTFGAAGLGWEVWLNGMEITQFTYFQQVGGIECNPIAVEITYGIERLASYIQDVESVFDLVWTDGFKYGDIFYQPEFEHSKYTFETSDVALLFTLFDQYEKEANRALDENLVFPAYDYILKCSHTFNLLDAKGAISVTERTGFIHRVRNMSRRCAQSFIEERERLGFPLIKSKAGESHA; translated from the coding sequence ATGACAGTACAAGACATGATCTTGACATTACAAAAATTTTGGGCAGAACAAGGCTGCTTGACGATGCAAGCATACGACGTAGAAAAAGGAGCCGGTACGATGAATCCGATGACGTTCTTACGGAGTCTCGGACCAGAACCATGGAACGTCTGTTATACAGAACCATCACGTCGTCCAGCAGATGGTCGTTACGGAGAAAATCCAAACCGTCTATACCAACACCATCAGTTCCAAGTCATCATGAAACCATCGCCTGATAACATTCAGGAATTATACTTACAAAGTCTCGAATTACTCGGCATCAACCCACTCGAACACGATATTCGTTTCGTAGAAGATAACTGGGAGAACCCGACGTTTGGTGCTGCTGGTCTCGGTTGGGAAGTATGGCTGAACGGAATGGAAATCACGCAGTTCACGTACTTCCAACAAGTCGGAGGAATCGAGTGTAATCCGATCGCAGTAGAAATCACTTACGGAATCGAGCGTCTCGCTTCGTACATTCAAGATGTCGAAAGCGTGTTTGATCTCGTTTGGACAGATGGCTTCAAATACGGTGACATCTTCTATCAACCAGAATTTGAACACTCGAAGTATACGTTTGAAACATCAGATGTCGCATTGCTCTTTACGTTGTTCGATCAATACGAAAAAGAAGCAAATCGTGCTTTGGATGAGAACCTCGTTTTCCCGGCATATGATTACATCTTGAAGTGTTCACATACCTTTAACCTCCTCGATGCAAAAGGAGCGATCTCTGTCACGGAACGAACAGGATTCATTCATCGTGTTCGGAACATGTCGCGCCGTTGTGCGCAAAGTTTCATCGAAGAACGGGAACGTCTTGGCTTCCCATTGATCAAGTCGAAAGCAGGTGAGTCACATGCATGA
- the glyS gene encoding glycine--tRNA ligase subunit beta, whose amino-acid sequence MHELLLEIGLEEMPARFVLQSETQLKERVTRFLEEARIEFASVESFSTPRRLAVYVKGLAARQSDLEETLKGPAKRIAMDEAGNWTKAAEGFARGKGLTTDDLFLGEEKGVEYLYATRKEVGQATADLLPGLKQVVEAMTFPKNMRWSTQSLRYMRPIRWLIALLDDQVIPFEVASVETGRTSRGHRFLGQDITILRPNAYVEALAGEHVIVSYEERRQLIEEQIKALAAREQFEVPIDATLLEEVTNLVEYPTALFGAFDEAYLELPEEVLITTMKEHQRYFPVKRNDTLLHYFVTVRNGNATHIENVARGNEKVIRARLADAQFFYEEDKKADIDEQAKRLDKIVFHEKLGTTGEKVRRVRQMALALADRVGADKTRVERAGQIYKFDLVSQMVYEFTELQGLMGERYANMKNEDAEVAAAIREHYMPRFAGDASPETPTGTLYAILDKMDSVAGFFGVGMIPSGSADPYALRRQAQGIVQILSDRKLSLTLTELIAFVVSEQVVEGLYTKDAEEVQAALQDFFAQRLKYRLSEMNFRHDVVEAALDHTLTVEANEQRATMLEGATKKESFKKTVEQLSRVLNISKKAEQVTAVDPTLFENDAERALHEAIEKTLPEVEQAIAVLDYERALTALEATVPSITAYFDGTMIMTDDETVRTNRLSEMKRFAEAIESVARFNALTLA is encoded by the coding sequence ATGCATGAATTATTACTTGAAATCGGTTTAGAAGAGATGCCGGCTCGATTCGTCCTTCAATCGGAAACACAACTTAAGGAGCGCGTGACGCGTTTCCTCGAAGAAGCACGGATTGAGTTTGCAAGCGTCGAATCATTCTCGACGCCACGCCGTCTAGCAGTTTACGTCAAGGGTCTCGCAGCGCGTCAGAGTGACCTCGAAGAAACATTAAAAGGACCAGCAAAACGCATCGCGATGGACGAAGCAGGGAACTGGACGAAAGCAGCAGAAGGATTTGCGCGCGGTAAAGGATTAACGACGGATGATCTCTTCCTTGGTGAAGAAAAAGGAGTCGAGTACCTATATGCGACGCGTAAGGAAGTCGGACAAGCGACAGCAGATCTGCTTCCTGGCTTAAAACAAGTCGTTGAAGCAATGACATTCCCGAAAAACATGCGTTGGAGTACACAATCATTGCGTTATATGCGTCCGATTCGTTGGTTGATCGCTTTGCTTGATGATCAAGTCATCCCGTTTGAAGTTGCATCTGTCGAAACAGGTCGGACGTCACGTGGACATCGTTTCCTCGGACAAGATATCACGATCTTGCGTCCAAATGCCTATGTCGAAGCACTTGCTGGCGAACACGTCATTGTTAGTTACGAAGAACGTCGCCAGTTAATTGAAGAACAAATTAAAGCACTCGCGGCACGTGAACAATTCGAAGTACCAATCGATGCTACATTACTTGAAGAAGTCACGAACCTTGTCGAGTATCCGACAGCTCTGTTTGGTGCGTTCGATGAAGCGTACCTTGAGTTACCAGAAGAAGTCTTGATCACGACGATGAAAGAACACCAACGCTACTTCCCAGTTAAACGTAACGATACGTTGCTTCATTACTTCGTGACGGTACGAAACGGAAACGCCACACACATTGAAAACGTGGCACGCGGAAATGAAAAAGTCATCCGTGCCCGTTTGGCAGATGCGCAATTTTTCTATGAAGAAGATAAAAAAGCAGATATCGATGAACAAGCGAAACGTCTCGATAAAATCGTCTTCCATGAAAAATTAGGAACGACAGGAGAAAAAGTCCGTCGTGTTCGCCAAATGGCACTCGCACTTGCCGATCGTGTTGGAGCAGATAAAACACGTGTCGAACGAGCAGGACAAATCTATAAATTCGATCTCGTCAGTCAAATGGTCTATGAATTCACTGAATTACAGGGTCTGATGGGTGAACGATATGCAAACATGAAAAATGAAGATGCAGAAGTCGCGGCTGCGATTCGCGAACACTACATGCCGCGCTTTGCGGGAGATGCAAGTCCGGAAACGCCGACAGGAACGCTTTATGCGATTCTCGATAAGATGGATAGCGTCGCTGGATTCTTTGGTGTTGGCATGATTCCAAGTGGGTCAGCGGATCCATATGCATTACGTCGTCAAGCGCAAGGGATCGTTCAGATTTTATCGGATCGTAAGTTGAGCCTGACATTAACAGAACTGATTGCCTTCGTCGTTTCGGAACAAGTGGTAGAAGGTCTTTATACGAAGGATGCCGAAGAAGTTCAAGCTGCATTACAAGATTTCTTTGCACAACGCTTGAAGTACCGTCTATCGGAAATGAACTTCCGTCATGATGTCGTTGAAGCCGCTCTTGATCATACATTGACGGTTGAAGCGAATGAACAGCGTGCTACGATGCTTGAAGGTGCAACGAAGAAAGAGTCATTTAAGAAAACGGTCGAACAATTGAGTCGTGTCTTGAACATTTCGAAGAAGGCAGAACAGGTAACAGCTGTTGATCCAACACTCTTTGAAAATGATGCGGAACGCGCATTGCATGAGGCAATCGAGAAGACGTTACCAGAAGTTGAACAAGCGATTGCTGTACTCGACTATGAACGAGCACTGACAGCACTCGAGGCAACTGTTCCGTCGATCACGGCATATTTTGACGGTACGATGATCATGACGGATGACGAAACGGTCCGTACGAACCGCCTCAGCGAAATGAAACGATTTGCGGAAGCCATCGAATCAGTCGCTAGGTTCAATGCACTTACTTTAGCGTAA
- a CDS encoding helix-turn-helix transcriptional regulator, with the protein MKLNERQKKILQIVKENGPITGEQIAAALSLTRATLRPDLSILTMTGMLEARPRVGYMYVGKKNASMLHEKLDTLTVGEFMSSAKVIHEGMTVYDAIVHLFLEDVGSLFVVSKDHALVGVLSRKDFLRAAIGNQELDSLPVNIIMTRMPNLTVCEKSETLIGAGMKLIEKQIDSMPVVEEENGVLKVVGRMTKTNMTKVLVALARDEEI; encoded by the coding sequence ATGAAGTTAAATGAACGGCAAAAAAAGATACTCCAAATCGTCAAAGAGAACGGTCCGATCACGGGAGAGCAGATTGCGGCAGCGCTCTCCCTGACGCGGGCGACGCTCCGACCCGATTTATCTATTTTAACGATGACCGGCATGTTAGAAGCACGTCCGCGCGTCGGCTATATGTACGTCGGGAAGAAAAATGCTTCCATGCTTCACGAGAAACTCGACACCTTGACCGTAGGTGAATTCATGTCATCGGCAAAGGTCATTCACGAAGGGATGACCGTGTACGATGCGATCGTCCACTTATTTTTGGAAGATGTCGGTTCTCTGTTCGTTGTCAGTAAGGATCACGCGTTAGTCGGTGTCTTGTCACGTAAGGATTTTCTACGTGCGGCAATCGGTAATCAAGAATTAGACTCGTTACCTGTTAATATCATCATGACACGGATGCCGAATTTAACGGTGTGTGAAAAGTCTGAGACGTTGATTGGTGCCGGTATGAAATTGATTGAAAAGCAGATTGATTCGATGCCTGTCGTCGAAGAAGAGAACGGAGTCTTAAAAGTCGTTGGTCGAATGACGAAAACGAATATGACGAAAGTATTGGTCGCGTTAGCACGTGATGAAGAAATTTAA